TGTGGCTACTACCAACCCAGCAGAAACAGCTGAGGCCTGGCTTTGCAGGGAGAGGAACACCAGCCCCTAGTGAGGCAAAGCCCAGTCATAGCCAGGGATCTTTCCACCTAGGCCAAGGCCACACCTCAGCAGAAAGCCAGGCCAGCAGGCCCAGTTCCTCAAACAGACTGGTAGCTAGAGGCCCAGTCCCGGCACACGGTCTGGGTGAAGAGCACATTCTGAAAGGACGAGGAGCCCAGAGGACTGGAGAGAGCTTGTTGAGGAGTCCCATCGGTCGGGAGCTTCAGCTTTCCTCCTCACCGGTTACTGCTTATATTTGGCCAAACGGACCCAGGCACCTCAGGTGGAAGACTTTAAAGCTGAACTTTCTCCCTACACAAGACAGGGCTTTCCTCCTGGACCCTGCCAGTTTCTGCCATGGTACCACCATCCTCTTCTCTCAGGCCTAAATTCAGGCATGTCCCATTGATCTTTGTGCATAATGGCTTTTATAGCTGTCCCTTGGGTGCTATGTTGCTCTCACACACCCTCCTCTCTGTCCCAGAACAAGTCTCCTAAATGGCTACCCTGGGTCTCTCCAATCCTCTCTCATACACAAATGACCACATTAATCTTCCTCACACTACCTTAAGTGTGATCCCTGCTCATAAACTTGCAATATTCTCCTAAGGAATGAGCTGGGACTTCAAGGCCTTCCATAATTACATCTCATAACGTGTTTCCAGACTTGCCTCCCTATTGTAGGCACACTTGCATGAgtgtacacatatgcacacgTGCGTTTTGATTAAGCCAGAATGAGGTACTTACTGTTCCTAGGAGATGTTCCATGGATCCCCACCGCTGTGCTATTATTCTCACCATTTCCCCACTTGGCCTACCCTTCCCCATAATGGGCATGGGTCTAAATCCCTCTCATCCTTCcgacccctccctcctccttccaccttGGTCCTCCTTCCAAGCCCATAGAGAGCCCTGTCCGTCTTGAATGCATAACCCCACTTGTCATCGACACCATCTATACAAACGTGGCATCCAGCCAACTGGCAAGTTAGCCAGAGCACGTGTTGTCATGCCCCTGTTGAAAAGCAGAAGCTGTGCCTAAGGAGGTAAAGAGATCTGTCGCCTCAGGTCTGCATGGCCATGGGTCGTTCCAGCAGAACTAGTCCTGGTCTCCAGCGCAGGCCTCCCCAGCTTCCCCTACAATGCcagaggcagaggagcagagagggctgggggggtggggggtgacatTCATGCTCCAAAGACCCTGAGGAGAAGCAGTGAATAACGGTTGGCTCCCCAGTCAGCCAGAAAAAATAGGGCACGCTCGGCTTCAGGAAGCATCCAGCACAGTGCCCTCCATGTGAGCAGCCACACCTAGCACCGAGGAGTGGGCCGCTTCCTAGAACAGCCCCCTTGCCCTGTGGTAGGAACACGAGGGGGCAGTATTTCTGGTTTCCCTGGAGGTAGGGCTGACTGAGGCAACTGCCGTCTTTGCCCGTTTCCTTGTTGTCACATTGACTCGGGGGAGTTCCGCACCACTGGTCAGACTGTGTAGGAAACAGTGGCCAGGCCTACAAGACAGGGCGCCTTTGTCCACAGCTGACACCCTGGCCCAGAGCCCAGCTCAGCTTCAGGGGAAGATTTAGGTCAGAGGAAAATGCGGGTGGGGGTGGCTGCAGCCTTAAAATCTGTTTTAGCACGAGATTAGGGAGCTGTTTCCCTCTTCCCACGGTCACACCCATGTCCcctggagcagggagcaggggaggcctGGCCTTACCTTAGTAATTACGACGGACTCTGAGGAGAAGCTATTGCTAGGCCTGATTAACTCTGCAGAGAAAGCTCTTTGGCAAATTCCCATCGTGCTAGCAAGTCCCCAGGCCGTTTTGTGAGGCTGTCACCGCTCTCCTCCAGTCAGCTCAAGTCAGAAAATCTTTACTTACCTCTTCTGAGCGTGCAGACCCATGTGGAGATGTGATGGGAGACAAGCTTCCAGTCAACAAGAGGTGGCCACAGAGCTGGGAAGAACTTCCAAAGAAATGAGCTTCAAGAGGcaacaaaaaaaggggggcaggGCGTTGTCCTGAGTCATTCAGAGTTTGAGGACTGTGTCTGCTTTATATTAAGTTCATTTTCTATGGCGTTTCAAGAAACTCTGCTCAAACAGGATTTACTAGGAGCAGCCCCCTCCTGACCTGCtgccattattttctctttaaagacattttcccaaaagCTCCTTTTCACAGGGATCACCCAAAGAACTCATCTTGAAGGCCAGTTCTTATCATTCGTGCATCTCTATGGGGTTAGCAAATAGGTTTCAGTTTCCTGCATCTTTTACAAAAAGGGGTCACCTGTGCAGGCCTGGCTTTTCTGGGCAGGCTGCAAGGCTTTTCTGCTGGCCTCGCCCACCATCTGCTGGATGAAAGTGGTACTGGTGCCAGGGAGAGGCCTCGCCTCCAACGGAGGCTTCTGGAGCAAACTTGAACCTCACCCAGGGGAGGgccatgaaaaaaaagaatcacttttaACTGCCAGTCATTGATTTCATGTGCTACAGCAGAGGTGCACTGAACGGTATACTTCGTAGCTGTTGTGTTTTCACCGTTTCCAGTGTGTCCTGCCTTACTCACCACTCAACAAGCACAcagctgagcacctactacgtgccaggtcGTGTTAGGTGCTGGGGCAGAGATGAGTCAGTCTCtgtctgaaagaaagaaaagaaagaaagaaagaaagaaagaaagaaagaaagaaagaaagaaagaaagaaagaaagaaagaaagaaaaagagaaaaaggcctGAGGTTCAGAAGTCCAGAAACATGTGAGAGCCCACAGTAACATGGCAATGTAATGAGTGTCACAAGGGAGACGTCCCACGTGCCACAAGATCTCAAAGGTGAAAATCTGCTTGGGGCAGACAGGGGGACATGGTCCCACGGGAACAGAGGAGATGAGGAGGTGACAGGTGGGGGTAAGCAGCCAAAGCAGAGGGCAAGAGAAGGCTCAGGCAAGTCTTGCCAAGAGTCCCACCACCGCCTTCCCTCCCCATCAAGCAAACCCTTCGCTGGGAACCTGGAGGGGCGGCtagagaagggcagagaaggagggtTATGGGGTCTGCTTGAAAAGAATTTGTgggggattcccaggtggctcagaggtttaacacctgccttctgcctgggacctgatcctggagtcccgggatcaagtcccacatcaggcaccctgcatggagcctgcatctccctctgcctctctctctcataaataaataaaatctttaaaaaaaaaaaaaaaagaaagaaagaaagaaagaaaagaaaaaaaagaaaagaaaagaaaagaacttgtgGGGGCTGTAGGGCCCCCAGCTCAGCCCGCAGGGGTGGTACACTGAGTGCTGTGGCCAAGAGGAAGGAGGACACCAGATCGGATCTCAGTTCGCCACTTCACAGCTGTGACATGGGCAGATCATTTAACTTCTGCGAGCCACCGTTTCTTCCCGCACAAACAGGGATAAGGACAATCCCTCCAGAGGGAAATGAAACGCAAAGCCCGCGGGCCCAGTGCAGGCCTGACACACACAGGCCGTCCTAAAGGGACGCCCAGGCCCTGCCTGCTGTGCGGCGCCCCATCACCGCGCCCAGAGGCCCCCACGCCCCCCAGGTTCCTGTCCACGATGTATTGCTCCCCACTTGATCTCCCTGGAGCGCAGATGTCCACAAAGCCAATGCTAAAGATCTGGGGTGCCATCAGGCGCTCTCTGGATCTGGATCCCCTTCCAAGGGCCCTGGGGGTCAGCTTTTCTGGGCGGCCTTTTGATGATCCCACAAAGGATGGGGATTCGGAATCTTGGAAAACCTCGTGGGCGGAAAGCCTCCCCGTGAGGACCGATGAGGACCACAAGGGGGCGGCATTGGCCAACAGGTGCTTCACGGCCTGGGTTACCCCGTTCCGCTGGCCGCGGGAGGGGGGATGCCGCTGCACAAAGGTGGAGAGGCCAGCTCTTTCCTGGAATAAGTTTATTCTATGTCAACTCTCATGAGATGGAAGGAGAGTGTCAGATGAAACGTTCGAGGAGGAGGCTTTTTTGAGGGCGACATCGATGTCAGGGGAGACTTTCCATCGCCTCTCTCAGCCACCCCGAAGGCCCGCTGGGGGCGGCTCTGATGGCAGGTGCACCTCCGCCCGCAAGCCCACCTGTCGTCCCGCGGGAACCACCGTGACAGCGAAGCAGGGCAGGCTTACCTGCCCCTGTTCTTACGCACAGAGGCTGCACTTTTGGAGGGTTTCTATGACTTGCCAGGGTCTTGGCTTAGCTAGTGGTACAGCTTgggccagagccccaggatcCCTGTCACCAGAGCAGATCTTCCACCGCACTCCACGGGTCCCCTCCTCTGACCCCAAATGAACGAATCAGAAGCTGTTACTAAGAGCCACTGCGACCAAGTCTGTAGAGTCTCCACAGAGCCCTCCCGCTCTGATGCAAACCCAGAATCTCAGCCTCAAGTGGGCTCTTCATTGGAATATCCCTCCCATCAAGAGCTCCAACCTGGTTGGAGAATAAGGACACCTATTTTCTGGCTTCTCCGGGTCACCACAGGCGGGCTTTGCTTGAACAAGCCCAGGGTATGAACGGCCATTGGATTTGCATTAATTACACACAGGAGGAAAGCAGTATGATGAAATTATGCACAAAATTCCTTTAAATAGCAAAGTTCCCACGCCCATCACCCTACTTCCCAAGCATTTAAAATAGAGTTACACGTACAAGAGTTCACTTTACACCCAGCTGTATGGAAATGCATCGACTGCTAATTTACCCACATCAAAGTAGAGGGGATCAAACGAGgaaagtggggaggaagggaggcctcTGGTTCTGCTGGGTGTGTGAAGGCGCAGCTCCTCAGCCCTCTGGCCTGCCTCCTGTTACACCGGCCAGCCTGGCCAGGGCCATGGGCTAAGCCAACTCCTGTTGACCCCCACCCCGTGAGCGCAGCAGTATGCCCTACCCCACCCAGGGAGAGATGCAACAGGCACCAGGTCATCTTAACAGCAAGCAGCAGAGACACAAAGCACACAGTTTCACAAGTGGCAGTAGACGGGATGGATCCCCCAAAGGTTGGAGGGGGACGTTAATAgttggagaggaaggaaagtttTGTGGGCTAAGGAAACTGCCAGCAATGAAGCTCCGAAGGCAGTCTCGGGGGTATCAGGGAACGTCAGGAAGCATTCCTGCTCTCTCCATCCTGATTATGTATTCCACCAAGGTAAGAGCTGTCTATGATGATCCTTGGTGTTCCCGTCCACACCTAGCACTGGGTCAGGAGCCTGGAAGCAGTGCATTATTGTTTTGGGTGAACTTCTCAAAAGACAGGACATTCCCCCGAGGATCCTGAGACAAGTATGTTGAAAGGGAATTGAACTCCCAGTATACACACGCTGTGCCAGGGACCAATTTACTGCCTCTTGGCTACAAATCCAGCCTTCATTGCCCTGGTCCCCGAGCTGAAGCCAGAGCTTGTAAACATTCTCCTGTTTTGTCTGTAGAGGGCGCCAGAGAGACACCACAGGAGGAAGGTACATCTTCCTCTTTTGGACTCCTTCAGGCCCATCTGGTGACACTAAGCTTCTGGGAGTCTCAGGAGCACCTTAGGGGCAGCTTCACAACGAGCTGAGGTTCTCTCCAGTGACTTTCTGTTAAGTTCCACACCAGACCCTAGGCAGCTTCCTGGTGAGTTCTGTTGGCACCCATTGGAGAGCTTCCTGCTTCCCAGGCTTGCGCTGCTTGACCTTGGCCTTAGTAAACTTTTAGACTGTTGAGTGGCTCCAGCCAAACCCACTCCAGTGAGATCGGAATCTCAGCCTCAGAGGGGCATCTCGACCCACTTTATTCCTTCCTGTGTTTTTTAGAGGAAACAAGTCATTATCCCTAAGTAGTCATTCTCCTGGCACTGGTTAATAATTCTTTATCGGCTGCCTTCCCTGTTGGAATGActgtgtggtttctgtctcctgataAGGCCCTGACTGATAAAACACTCCTACCCCCGCCTTCACACACATCTTCATGTCCTCTATGGAGGGACCCTCCTCAAGCAGCTCCTTGATCCTTCCTCAGGTGGACTTCCCCCCTAAAACCCTCTGAGCATTTCAAGGTACTCCTCCTCTTGAACAACCCCTGTATCAACTAGGGTTCCATCAGGAAAACAGGAACCATTCCAAATATCTCAAgcaagaagtaatttttttaaagattttatttattcattcatgaaagacacagagaaagagagagagaggcagagacacaggcagagggagaagcaggctccatgcagggagcccgacgtgggactcgatcccgggtctccaggatcacgacctgggccgaaggcaggagccaaaccactgagccacccaggggtcccaagaagTAATTTAATGCCGGGACTTTGGTGCTTCATGGGCTTCCCCTGTTCCTGTCACTGTGGGCAGGTGACTTGACATCTCTGAAACTCAGTTACCACTTCTGGAAAGATAGAGATCATTATGCCACCTAACTCACACGGCACCTCtgaaaaatgatgtaaaatagtCCGTGATAATTTCTCAGTGCCCAGTACATGGGTAGTGCCCAAGAAATGTAAGCTCTTTTTGATATTATGACTATAATCCTCTAAATGCTCCAGCACACGTGAACCGAAGCGACCCAAAGGCACAACACTGGGGCTGAGGCAGCCACGAGGGGAAGAAGATGTTTCCGCAGTAAGGCTTCCATCCCCGACTGAAGTAAAGACCATCACAGActggggaggaggccagagaATGTGGGGATGGTGCATAGAGTGGATACGACCCTGCCTGTCCTCAGTTAGAACAAGTTATATACCCTAAACGTCCTTCACCTACACTGAACAAAGCTCTCTCATCcagattcctttttaaatttttaattgaaaatgtaatatatgcacatgatttctttttaatgtcagaGTACAAAATGCTATCCAGTTAAGAATGGCTCCCTCTTTGGCTCCCAAACCCCCAATCCCTCAGCTCTCCCACCTCAGAGCCAGCCACCATGAACCAATTTACTATGTGTTTTTCCAGGCATATTTTAGGCATACACAAGCataatatgttttcatattttaatacatatggGAGtcctgtttttgcttttctgctgAGTAATATATCTTGGAGAGCATTCCATATTTGCACAGATGCCTCTcccttattcattttttcctttaatcttattcttttttaaatgtgcatagtattcttttttcttaatattttatttatttgagagaaagaaagagacagcaggactgcaggggaggggcagaaggagagggagaagcaggctccccactgagcaggggctccatcccaggaccctgagatcatgctccATCCCAGGTGACCTGGGAtcatcatgacctgggctgaaggcagacgcttaaccaactgagccacccaggcacccctaaatgtaCACAGTGTTCTTGATATGGGTAGAGCACTAATTATTTAACCAGAGTCATTCTGGTGGAAATTTAACTTTTTCCGTCTTTGCCTATCATAAACAATGTCATTGTAAATATCTATTGTACATACTGACTTCTTTATTTccacaaggtaaaaaaaaaaaaaaaaaaaaaatctcacctctTCGAGTTGGAGCCCCAACGACCGTCCTTATGGTCTAATATAGAAACACTGGGGAAGGAGATGGGAAACCTGCATTCCAGTCCTGTCTCAGCCAATAATGTCTTTGCACTCAGATGCCAATCTCTTCACCTCCCTGCGTGACTCAGGTTCCTTGCTTGTCAGGCAATAATTGTACCTGCTTTAAATTGCCTCACCAGGGCAttctgagaatcaaatgagacGACGTACACGAAAGCTTTTGAGTGCTGTGCTAATACATAAGTCTCTCATCTGGTTATTGGCCAAACCTCAAATTGATTTGTTGCTCTATGAATGTGCCCATAAATACTCAACATGGTGCCTGCTGCACCCAGTGCCCCTTCTAAAGGAAACCTATCCCCCTGCAACCCCCCAACAGCTCCTGCTGTGCCAAGgctgctgggcactgtgctgtAAATTCCAGCCTTCTCCAGCCTTCCACCTCTCCACCTCAGGACTGAACCTGGCCGACCACGCTGGGAGCACCGTAGGCTTCCCAGTGGCTAGAATGAGGAGCTCTGCCTAAATAGAGACAAACCAAGTCATTCTGACTCTTGCCTTTGCAAAAGTCTCCTAGGAAATCATGCGTGACTAAGATAGCTAGGacaaacagaagacagaagacaCATTAGATGGGCCATTAGAGCTGCAGTTCCGAATAAGCTGAAATTGAGAGGAAGCAGAAACCCCAAATACACTGAAGCTCCGACGTAGGGAGAAAAAGTAGAGGATGCTGGTGAGAAGTGaaaggacacagagaagcagaaccccCAGAAGCAGGTTATAGCAGTGACCAAACAGGTACAGGTGCACCAGTTCAGCTGCTGAACCCAGCATAGAAAGGCCCTGGTGAGGTGCGGTCATCCGGGTCCCTGTTGGGCTCCCATGTGATCCCGTCTCCTTTGCTCCCTCATAGTggctttactatatatttatttactatactATATAGTGGCTTTACTATAACCTGCCTTTCCCTGGGAGGCGAGACCCTCTTCATGCTCCCAGGAGAGCCAAACCAACCCAAGGCTCATGGGATCCTCTCCCCAGCTTCCTGGAGAGTCCCCTAAAGGATGGGTGTGTGAGGATCTTACCTTGGGGCAGGAGAAATGAAAGTCCtcgatttgttttgctttggaatATACTGCTTTGCTTAATGAATTAATGTGGTTTCACGGAGGTCGGCCTCCTGGGAAAAGGTCAGGGCGGATGGGGCAAAGAGCAGAAGTGAAGGAAAATGGATACTAACAAGCAGTTGAGATTTTGCTCCTGCATATCCTTCCCTCTTGCCCAAATCCCACCTACCCTTCATGTCACCTCTTCCACTAAACCCTTTCCAGCTGCTCCAGCCATATCAGCTCTGGTTGTCTTGACCACAGTGACTACATTGCCTTATGGGCCCCAACACTTCATCCCGCCCCATAGCCATACCTTTTACAATATGTCTTTCCAGTTCTTTCCACTAAAAAGGCAGAGAACATTTCTCCATCCTTTGACTTTGGGTTTGGCTATGTGACCACCTTATGTTATTGTCCAAAGCCAATAGTAGAAGATGGATGTGATGGTGTACCAATCCGAAGGTCTCTTTTGCTTCTtcattgccaaaaaaaaagagcatacCCAGGCTAACCATGGTTCCCAAGAAGAAAGTGAGGGATACGTAGAACAAAGTTGCCTTGAACAAGCCCCCTAGTTGAGCCCAGCCTACATCAGCCAACTCTGAGAGGCCtgagctaaataaatgtttattgttttataccACTGAGATTCTATGGTTGTTTGATAGACAAGTGATGCAACTACCCGGAGCACTTATTATGCTTTTTAGTACTTGGTGATTTTTAATGACAATACGTTTTTTTGGTCATATATAATTGTTTCTTTGGGTTGGTCTCTCCTAGTTAAGACCActagatttaacaaataaaaatataggatcCCCAGCtaaacttgaatttcagaaaaacaagaaagagtcTTTTAATAAAAGGGCATCTCATGCAATTTTTAGaacatatttatacaaaaaactatttaaaatccaaatgtaagtgggcatcctgtatttttctaGCAATCCTACTTCTAGCGCTTGAGGCAGTAGCAACACCTTATACGGTAACTGTGAGACAGTTTCCCTGGTCATTATCATAATGCTGGGAGACAAAAACCATGGTTTTCAAATTGGCAGATTTGCAAGATGGTAGATCTTAAGCACTTTCTTCTCTCCAGTGACAAACTGACCCCTTATAATGTTGATGATCATCATCAACATTTACTTACCCCTGTATGGGCAGGTAGTGGGCAAACACACTATCTTGTTTTCATATAGTGTTGCAGTGGAGCACATTTATAAATGAGGACACTGAGCCTTAGACACGTAAAAGAACTTTCCCTTGGACACACAGCTAGTGAGAGGAGTAAAGCTAAAACTCAAAGGCAATCCTTTCCCTTTCTATAATGCAATTTTGCCTCcaactaccaaaaaaaattttttttgtcattttcacaAAAGTGAAGATGGCAAAATATATTTCCCAGCCTCCTGGTTTCTTTTTGGTCCCCCTTAATCCCTTCAATGAATAATGAGGTGTGCTAAGGCTTCCACAACAAAGTACAAAGTACCGCAGACTggtgtggcttaaacaacagaaatgtattttcctacagttctagaggctggaagtccaagatcaaggcgtCAGAGGGTTGGTTCCTTCCAAAGGCTATGAGGGAAGAGTCTGTTCCAGCCCTGCGGTGCTTAATTTTGTCTCAACCTGATGGGGCAGCAGGATGCCCAAATTActtctcagtgtgtgtgtgagggtatttctggaagagactagcatttgaattggtgggCTGAGTAAAGCCAATGACCCCACCCATTGTGGATGAGCATCATGTAATCctttgagggcctgaatagaacaaaaaggtgggAGAAGagcacttgggtagctcaatcggttaagcatccgactaaattttggctcaggtcatgatctcacagtcatgggatggagtcctgcatcaggctctgcactcatcagggaatctgcttgagggttctctttctccctcttcctctgtccctccctctgctagtgtgtgctctctctcaataaataaataaatcttaaaaaaaaaattttaaatagggtgcctgggtggctcagtcggttgagcatccaactcttgatcttcgctcaggtcatgatctcagaagtTGTGGGTTCAAGGTCCAcattgggctcagcactcagtggggagtctgcttcagattcttcctgcctctcttctctgtccccctctgccacttcccACTCACACtcgctaaaataaataataaataaataaacaaacaaataaataaataaataaataaataaataaataaataaaatcttttttaaaaagttttctaaaaagtGAGGAGCTAAATTGGTTCTCGTGCCTGACTGCTTGAGCTGAGCCATTGGTCTTTTCCTGGCCATGAACTGGGGGACTTAACCCATAGCACTCTTGTCTATTAGGCCTTTGGACTAGGATTAGAATttataccaccagctttcctgggacTCCCAATCATGGACAGCAGGTCATGCCACTTCTCAGTCCTACAATCACATAagccaattctttataataaatcatatatatatatgttctgtttctctgaagaagactGACTGATGATACCaagacctctctccttggtttgtagGTGGTCATCTTCTCCCTTAGGTTCATACCATCTTCCTCTGTGCATGTCCGTGCCcagatttcctcttcttataaggacaccagttatattggattagAACCTACCCTAAATgtccttattttaacttaatcactcCTAGAAAGGCTCTAtctctaaataaggtcacattctaaggtactgggAGTCAaggcttcaacacatgaatttgggaggGCGCACGGTTCAGCCTGTTATAACAGGGTTTGTGGAGCTAACTATAGCTCATCCCAATACAATTTACCTTTAGGAGAGGGACCCAAGGGAGGAGATTTCAAACTATGGAACTCTGGATTTCAAGGGCTGGAATTCTAGTTTCTAAAGCAGTCCCTAGGGTGCCAAAGGCCCATCCTGCAGTTCCTAATAATGGACCTCAAAGGTGAGTCACACCCTCTTTCAAAGGGGCCCTAGCAACTAGTAGAATGTGGGTTATTATGAGGACAGGGGATTGTGATGGTGGCTCAGCTGTACAATCTGGTGAGACCAAATGCTAGTAGCTCAAAAGATGTCCTTCGGCCCCAATTGGCAGCACCGTGGTTTTCAGGATGGCAGCGGAGGACAGGGAGATGATGGAAGCCCGGGGAGCAGGAGAAAGCTGCCCAACTTTCCCCAAGGTGGTGCCCGATGACCCCATGTCTGAAGGGAAATCAAGAGCCTCTTTGGTAAGGGGGTGGTGGTGCCTTGTTTCACTGCCCCAGCCTGTCCCTCCATGGGGAGGAGAGTGCCATGGGGTCACGCCCCAGGTAGCTGAGTGCTAGGAGATCCCAGAGAGCTGCCGAGAAGAGCACGTGAGGTGCACCCCACCCCATAATGGCCCCAGCTCTCACCAGGGACCAGGTGGCCCTAGATAAGATTGTGAAGTCACTTGAGGCTGGCCTGGGTCTCTCCCATCTCACCTCCCCACTCGGGGCCCTTTCCTCCCCCTGTGAATGGGACCTGGCTCCCCCACAGTCCTGTGGAGGTCCCCTATGTTTGGGTTCCTCCCTCTGGAGCCCCAGGAGGGTGGGTGTCTGACTGGTCTCCAAGTCACAcagggtggggctgggcaggTAACCAGGAAGGCAGACTTCCACCTCAACCCCACAGGCCTCCCCTTGCAGCTTGGGGGCCCCATCGCCTCACGTGGGTGTGCTCCCTGCTTCCCTGTAACCCCAGGTGAGCACACCTCCACTTACAACCCCGGCTAGGTCCTCACGGGTCACAGCCTTCTTTTATCCATCCCACCCAGTCCTCTGGGGCCTGTGGCGTGGAGGTGCCCGGGGTGGTATGGGGGCGCCCCCAGGCCCACTCTGCCCCGTCCCCTGAGGCGCCCCGTCACCGCTCCAGGAGGCAGAGTCCCCGAAGCCAGACTCTTCCTACAACCACCTGGAGGAGATGGAAGCTCGCGAAGACGGAGGCTGCCCGGGGCCCCCCAAGTCACCGTCCTCTAAGGCAGGCCACACCACCAAGGGCCAGGCGGGCGACGGACCCGGCCTCGGGGAGctggcccccgccccggccgcccccgagcccccggggACGGAGCGCAACACCGAGATGGAGCTGGAGAAGGTGCGCATGGAGTTCGAGCTCACCCGGCTCCGCTACCTGCACGAGGAGAACGAGCGCCAGCGGCAGCACGAAGAGGTGAtggagcagctgcagcagcaggcCACGCCCCGCCTGGTAGGTGCCCTGGTGCGTGCCCCAGTCGGTGCTGGCCCGAGGCCTGGGGGCTGACCCGCAGGGTGGGGGACCCTCGCTGCCCAGCGTGGGGAGCCCCCCTGACCTGcttcccctgcaccccccacccccctcgccctccatccccctccacccccacccttctctaccccccaccctctaccctccacccccttccaccccccacccctctctaccccccccaccctccaccccctccaccccccaccctctacCCTTCAaccaccccaccctccaccctccacctccccaccctccacccccaccaccccacccccatcagagGT
The Canis lupus dingo isolate Sandy chromosome 10, ASM325472v2, whole genome shotgun sequence genome window above contains:
- the TMEM247 gene encoding transmembrane protein 247 isoform X2 — encoded protein: MAAEDREMMEARGAGESCPTFPKEAESPKPDSSYNHLEEMEAREDGGCPGPPKSPSSKAGHTTKGQAGDGPGLGELAPAPAAPEPPGTERNTEMELEKVRMEFELTRLRYLHEENERQRQHEEVMEQLQQQATPRLFSGGLQDLLLPQNQFAMFLYCFIFIHIIYVTKEMIFFLFSKHYLFCIAAILLCLIKTLWSYLQVLLLPPSLGTSVPVGY
- the TMEM247 gene encoding transmembrane protein 247 isoform X1, producing MAAEDREMMEARGAGESCPTFPKVVPDDPMSEGKSRASLEAESPKPDSSYNHLEEMEAREDGGCPGPPKSPSSKAGHTTKGQAGDGPGLGELAPAPAAPEPPGTERNTEMELEKVRMEFELTRLRYLHEENERQRQHEEVMEQLQQQATPRLFSGGLQDLLLPQNQFAMFLYCFIFIHIIYVTKEMIFFLFSKHYLFCIAAILLCLIKTLWSYLQVLLLPPSLGTSVPVGY